GATTAATTTCTGGTTCAGTAGAAACTGATGTGCTTCCTAGCGAAAAGGACTTTGTACTCTGGGCGCGGGAATCTAGCCAACTCATTTTTTAGATTCAGTTGAGTAGAGTTTTTTAAATATCTGACGTGCAAATTCTTCACACTCACGTTGTCGTTGATTGGCAATCGCTCGCAATCCTCGCCATGAAGCTAGTGCTGGTATGGCAATGAGCAAGCCAAATGCGGTGTTGTATAGGGCTACCGAGATGCCGTGTGCTAATTGTTGTGGGCTACCAGCACTGCCATTGATGGCGCCCTGGCTACCAAATATTTCGATCATGCCTACGACGGTGCCAAACAGGCCGAGGAGTGGGGCAACAGTAGCAATTGTTGCCAGCGCTCCTAGATAGCGATCAAATTTAAGCCAAGTGCTTTGGGCAACTGCTTGCAGCTCCTCTAGTGCTGAGTCTGCACTGTGGCCTTGGAGTTTTTCTTTGAGAATGCAGGCAAATAATGGGCTAGCAGGTGAGATTTGGGCCAACTGATTGATCTGGACGTCGGCCACGGATTGTTGGCTATCCATTTGATTGGTGAGGGTAAAAGCAGCCTCCAGGCTGCTTTTGGGAAAAATATGGACTTGGCGTAGATACCAACTTCGCTCAATCACAATGGCTAAGCCGATAATAGAAATGATGAGTAAGGGCCAAATAGGCCAGCCAGCGGATAGTAAGATGGAGTGCATAAGAGCAGTACTTTAGCCCATTTAAAGCTATGTTTTAGAAGTCTTTTCTGTTGCGAGCCTGTGGATAACTCTGTGCAAAACTTTTTTGCAGTGGATGCCTAAGTCCTTGATTGATAGTGAAATGCTTAAAAATGTGTTGCAGTACAGCAAGAAAAGCGCACAATAATTAGTATATAAATCAGTTACTTATAAAAAAATTACTGTTGGATTTATGAAACGTTTTGGGTCAGTAATTGCTTACTTATGTTTTTTAAAGCTAGAGCCAATGAGCTTCTGTGGATATTTATTGCCTTCTAACCCTGATTCCTTAGGGAATTTAAGATAAACATGTCGGAAATATCAAGGGAAATTCTCTCAGTTGGCGATCTAAACCGCGCCATTGCGACCTCTTTGGAGGATCGTTTCGATACTGTTTGGGTTAGCGGGGAGATTTCGAACTTCAAAGCCTATGACAGTGGGCATTGGTACTTCCCGTTGAAGGATGAGGAAGGTCAAGTTCGCTGTGTGATGTTCCGGGGTCGTAATGGTCAAGTAGGTTTCATGCCGCAATCGGGCGACTTGGTTGAGGTGAGTGCTAATGTGTCGATGTATGTCCCTAGAGGCGATATACAGCTCACCATTCAAACTTTGCGACGCGCCGGAATGGGCGGTCTCTATGAAGCCTTCTTAAAACTTAAAGCGAAGTTGGCTAAAGAAGGCTTGTTTGATGAAGATCGTAAGCGTGAGATCCCAACCCACCCTCGCACGATTGGCATCATCACTTCCCCGCAAGCCGCAGCCTTGAAAGATGTTTTGAGTACTCTGGCAAGGCGCGCACCACATATTCCGATTGTGATTTATCTCACTCTCGTTCAAGGACCAGAAGCGCCTACCGGAATCATTGCTGCACTAAAAGCTGCAAACAAAGAGCAAGCAGTCGACGTTATTTTGTTGGTACGTGGCGGTGGCAGTATTGAAGATTTGTGGGCATTTAATGATGAACAATTGGCTTACGCGATCTCTCAATCAGAAATTCCCGTGGTCAGCGGTGTTGGGTATGAAACCGATTTCACGATCGCAGATTTTGTAGCAGATCTTCGTGCTCCCACCCCTACTGGCGCTGCAGAGCTTGCTGCTCCGAGAAGGGATCAGATGCTGGCAGAGTTGGACGCCATCATGGCTGCACTCTTGCAAAGAATAAATCAACGGGTCGAGCGTGAAGCACAAACATTGGATCAATTGGCCTTACGCTTAAGTCATGCGCTACCAAATCCAGATCGGATGCGTGAACAAATTGAGGGTTGGCAGCAACGCTTAAATCAAGCATGGTCAGTACGTATGGAAAACTGGAAACG
This genomic interval from Polynucleobacter necessarius contains the following:
- a CDS encoding MotA/TolQ/ExbB proton channel family protein, with product MHSILLSAGWPIWPLLIISIIGLAIVIERSWYLRQVHIFPKSSLEAAFTLTNQMDSQQSVADVQINQLAQISPASPLFACILKEKLQGHSADSALEELQAVAQSTWLKFDRYLGALATIATVAPLLGLFGTVVGMIEIFGSQGAINGSAGSPQQLAHGISVALYNTAFGLLIAIPALASWRGLRAIANQRQRECEEFARQIFKKLYSTESKK
- the xseA gene encoding exodeoxyribonuclease VII large subunit yields the protein MSEISREILSVGDLNRAIATSLEDRFDTVWVSGEISNFKAYDSGHWYFPLKDEEGQVRCVMFRGRNGQVGFMPQSGDLVEVSANVSMYVPRGDIQLTIQTLRRAGMGGLYEAFLKLKAKLAKEGLFDEDRKREIPTHPRTIGIITSPQAAALKDVLSTLARRAPHIPIVIYLTLVQGPEAPTGIIAALKAANKEQAVDVILLVRGGGSIEDLWAFNDEQLAYAISQSEIPVVSGVGYETDFTIADFVADLRAPTPTGAAELAAPRRDQMLAELDAIMAALLQRINQRVEREAQTLDQLALRLSHALPNPDRMREQIEGWQQRLNQAWSVRMENWKRNQSHYQAQLEMLNPQRTLERGYAVILKEEREILQAVRNPKELTTNARYQVRLAEGQATIELTKSSS